One genomic window of Trichlorobacter lovleyi includes the following:
- a CDS encoding DUF4384 domain-containing protein, with amino-acid sequence MLHHYLLTVVLFVWCLLIPVSSHGFWSTEPGSLKELAAGVATELKEKSGSAGKLYLDKANVKDSVSGETSNLSAFLVNELESALSSAGFSFTDFMEQADQVVGASYQRDGDRLRIFVKYCPAKDSSSCKSLAAALALNRLPKESFSESMDSRLKRLVQKVGGSKNGLKVFISPVVERRNRYASEFSEYVTAKVRSYLVNSQQFEVLEEQPVTRSLSNTRGLAAKAKQVQNLETSAALFSGADAVLEGYYLEGSGRVTVAITLKNLKGGVLGSADETFERSMIPYSTANQTAGTLAAVADVAGQASQQAVKLNTTKGDRYQVYRAGEKVQFLMQVAKPLYVYLFGINTKNEVSQLYPGPGQQPAPLQAGRLHTVPGDRDSWEIVVEPPFGTDLVKLFAAERPLAVPVISGSVAAKSFSNGTRSLVRRDVIQQQLAAQKTINGFDLVDYFKGVAEQQGLTLYEDSLFVQTRPQ; translated from the coding sequence ATGCTACATCATTACTTACTGACAGTTGTACTCTTTGTCTGGTGTTTGCTGATTCCGGTTTCGTCGCATGGCTTCTGGTCCACTGAGCCCGGCTCATTGAAGGAACTGGCAGCCGGTGTGGCAACTGAGTTGAAGGAGAAGTCCGGTTCTGCCGGGAAGCTGTATCTGGATAAGGCCAATGTCAAGGATAGTGTCAGTGGCGAAACCTCAAACCTCTCAGCCTTTCTGGTGAATGAGCTGGAAAGTGCCCTTTCGTCTGCCGGCTTCAGTTTTACTGATTTCATGGAGCAGGCGGATCAGGTGGTGGGGGCCAGTTATCAGCGCGACGGCGACCGGTTGAGGATTTTTGTCAAATACTGCCCGGCAAAAGACAGCAGCAGCTGTAAGAGCCTTGCAGCTGCACTGGCACTAAACAGGCTGCCCAAAGAGAGTTTCAGTGAATCGATGGACAGCCGCTTGAAGCGGCTGGTGCAAAAGGTGGGTGGGAGCAAGAATGGCCTGAAGGTCTTTATCAGCCCGGTGGTTGAACGCAGGAACCGTTACGCAAGCGAGTTTTCCGAGTATGTGACTGCCAAGGTCCGGAGCTACCTGGTCAACAGCCAGCAGTTTGAGGTGCTGGAAGAACAACCGGTAACCCGTTCTCTCTCAAATACCCGCGGTTTGGCCGCCAAGGCGAAACAGGTGCAGAACCTGGAAACCAGTGCAGCCCTGTTCAGCGGAGCTGATGCGGTACTGGAGGGGTACTACCTTGAAGGAAGCGGCAGGGTCACGGTTGCCATAACCCTCAAAAATCTGAAGGGAGGGGTGTTGGGGAGCGCCGATGAGACCTTTGAGCGGAGTATGATCCCTTACAGTACGGCCAACCAGACCGCCGGCACCCTGGCTGCGGTGGCGGATGTGGCTGGCCAGGCCAGCCAGCAGGCGGTGAAGTTGAATACCACCAAGGGGGATCGCTATCAGGTCTACCGGGCCGGTGAAAAGGTCCAGTTTCTGATGCAGGTTGCCAAGCCGCTGTACGTGTACCTGTTCGGTATCAATACGAAAAACGAGGTCAGTCAGCTGTATCCCGGCCCTGGGCAGCAACCGGCCCCCCTGCAGGCCGGGCGTCTGCATACGGTGCCTGGAGACCGAGACAGCTGGGAGATCGTGGTGGAACCTCCTTTCGGGACTGATCTGGTCAAGTTGTTTGCCGCTGAGCGCCCTTTGGCAGTACCGGTCATTTCCGGCTCGGTCGCAGCCAAAAGCTTCAGTAATGGCACCCGTTCCCTGGTGCGGCGGGATGTCATCCAGCAGCAGCTGGCAGCACAAAAGACCATCAACGGATTTGATCTGGTGGACTATTTCAAGGGAGTGGCTGAACAGCAGGGGCTGACGCTGTATGAAGACAGCCTGTTTGTACAGACCAGACCGCAGTAG
- a CDS encoding 2-oxo acid dehydrogenase subunit E2, with protein MEIRIPTEGESVVEALLAKWHKPAGSLILKDDVLCEIETGKITLDIYAEASGRLVIGVQAGTILPVGSVIGQIVETDPQTEDQLAVPATGAAGSEDAPTSPAVRQALRQQGRTAAQLAGSGPGGRILMDDLNRADAAEPPVSAPPAAPQALLVKSEETPLYRASGSCQSAQPAGDQSPDIAPELRPDPQPVPGEEQIRIFPLRKRISACQLQARHQADRLTTFDEVDLGALQTVRTQHKRAGTPVGLMPFFVRATVEALQSYPAFNARIDGDEIVYQPFVHLGIAMLGEQGQVVPVLRDAAQLGLREIDLEITGLAQKATNNRLGSAGLEDGTFTISNGASYGALLSTPLISPLQSSGLGMHATQDRPVARNGRVVIRPMMYLALSYDQRIIDGREAAAFLTLIKARVEDRAWLEGLP; from the coding sequence ATGGAGATCCGTATCCCGACAGAAGGCGAGTCTGTGGTTGAGGCGTTGCTGGCAAAATGGCACAAACCGGCCGGCAGCTTGATTCTGAAGGATGATGTACTCTGTGAAATTGAGACCGGTAAGATCACCCTGGATATCTACGCAGAGGCTTCCGGTCGTTTGGTCATTGGCGTTCAGGCTGGCACAATCCTGCCGGTGGGTAGTGTGATCGGTCAGATTGTCGAGACGGATCCGCAGACAGAGGATCAACTGGCGGTTCCGGCAACAGGGGCGGCTGGCTCAGAGGATGCACCCACCTCTCCGGCAGTGCGGCAGGCGCTGCGGCAGCAAGGTCGAACTGCTGCGCAACTGGCCGGTAGCGGCCCTGGCGGGCGGATCCTGATGGATGATCTGAATCGGGCTGATGCGGCGGAACCTCCAGTCTCAGCCCCGCCGGCTGCTCCGCAGGCGCTGTTGGTTAAATCTGAGGAAACACCTCTGTATCGTGCTTCAGGCAGTTGTCAGTCCGCTCAGCCGGCTGGCGATCAAAGCCCAGATATTGCCCCCGAACTCCGGCCTGATCCACAGCCTGTACCGGGTGAAGAACAGATACGGATCTTTCCGCTACGCAAACGGATCTCTGCATGTCAGCTGCAGGCCCGTCACCAGGCCGATAGGCTGACTACCTTTGATGAGGTTGATCTGGGGGCGTTGCAGACCGTGCGCACACAGCATAAACGGGCAGGTACACCGGTCGGTTTGATGCCGTTCTTTGTCAGGGCCACGGTTGAGGCGCTACAGTCCTATCCGGCATTTAATGCGCGGATTGATGGCGATGAGATTGTCTATCAGCCGTTTGTTCATCTGGGCATTGCGATGTTGGGGGAACAAGGGCAGGTGGTGCCGGTGCTGCGTGATGCAGCTCAACTGGGGTTACGGGAGATTGATCTGGAGATCACCGGCTTAGCACAGAAGGCCACTAACAACCGGCTTGGCAGTGCCGGGCTGGAAGACGGGACCTTTACCATCAGCAATGGCGCTAGCTATGGTGCCCTGCTCTCCACCCCGCTTATCAGTCCGCTCCAGAGTAGTGGTTTGGGGATGCATGCCACCCAGGATCGGCCGGTGGCACGGAATGGCCGGGTCGTGATCCGGCCGATGATGTACCTGGCCCTGTCCTATGACCAACGTATCATCGATGGCCGGGAGGCAGCCGCTTTCCTGACGTTGATAAAAGCGCGGGTTGAGGACAGAGCCTGGCTTGAAGGGTTGCCGTAG
- the lpdA gene encoding dihydrolipoyl dehydrogenase: MSEQFDLIVIGAGPGGYVAAIRASQLGMKVAVVEKRATLGGVCLNEGCIPSKALLDSSEHFALARDKFALHGIEIDPPRLNLAAMLARKDDVIKKLTDGVAYLFKKNKIRLLSGTASLKGVDEAGLQQVAVEQAFHLNFPNGDQQPVEVPQLLRAPRVLLATGSEPIPLPGIPFDGELVVSAREALAFDQVPDHLVVAGGGYIGLELGSVWRRLGARVTVMEALPGIIPSSDRSVADYLQRALKKQGIEFRLNTKVTGLRRLGSKGMIQYGSGTESGEVDCDRLLVAIGRRPLLAGLGVEALGIACDQTGRIKVDENYQTTCAGVYAIGDLVPGPMLAHKASEEGVVCVERMQGKAAVVEYDYLPGVVYTWPEGASVGLTEEQLKEDSVSYKSGKFNFLGNGRARAMDETEGFVKVLAHAETDRLLGIHIVGPRASDMIAEAVTAMSFMGTARDLGMQFHAHPTLSEALKEAALDVHKEAIHG; the protein is encoded by the coding sequence ATGTCTGAACAGTTTGATCTGATTGTGATCGGTGCCGGTCCGGGTGGATATGTGGCAGCCATTCGGGCCAGTCAGCTGGGTATGAAGGTGGCGGTGGTGGAAAAACGGGCCACGCTGGGTGGCGTCTGTCTGAATGAAGGCTGCATCCCCAGCAAGGCCTTGCTTGACTCCAGTGAACATTTTGCCCTGGCGCGGGACAAGTTTGCCCTGCATGGGATTGAGATTGACCCGCCACGCCTGAACCTGGCTGCCATGCTGGCCCGCAAGGATGACGTGATCAAGAAGTTGACCGATGGTGTGGCCTATCTGTTCAAGAAAAACAAGATCAGGCTGCTGAGCGGTACAGCCAGCCTGAAGGGGGTGGATGAGGCAGGTCTGCAGCAGGTGGCGGTGGAACAGGCCTTTCATTTGAACTTCCCCAATGGAGATCAGCAACCGGTGGAGGTTCCGCAGTTGTTGCGGGCCCCCAGGGTGTTGCTGGCAACCGGTAGCGAGCCGATTCCACTTCCAGGCATCCCTTTTGATGGTGAACTGGTGGTCTCTGCCCGGGAGGCACTTGCCTTTGATCAGGTGCCTGATCATCTGGTTGTAGCAGGTGGCGGGTATATCGGGCTTGAGCTCGGTTCTGTCTGGCGTCGGCTGGGGGCTCGGGTCACGGTCATGGAGGCGTTGCCGGGGATCATTCCTTCAAGCGATCGTAGCGTGGCCGACTATCTGCAGCGTGCATTGAAGAAGCAGGGGATCGAGTTCCGTCTGAATACCAAGGTGACCGGCCTGCGCCGCCTGGGGAGCAAGGGGATGATTCAGTACGGCTCCGGTACTGAAAGTGGCGAAGTCGATTGTGACCGCCTGCTGGTGGCCATTGGCCGTAGACCGCTGCTGGCCGGGCTGGGCGTTGAAGCGTTGGGGATAGCCTGTGACCAGACCGGCAGGATCAAGGTGGATGAGAACTATCAAACCACCTGTGCAGGTGTCTATGCCATTGGAGACCTTGTCCCCGGTCCGATGCTGGCACACAAGGCCTCCGAGGAGGGGGTGGTTTGTGTGGAGCGGATGCAGGGCAAGGCCGCCGTTGTTGAGTACGACTATCTGCCCGGCGTGGTCTATACCTGGCCGGAAGGGGCCTCGGTGGGCCTGACTGAGGAGCAGTTGAAGGAAGACTCGGTTTCGTATAAATCGGGCAAATTCAACTTTCTTGGCAATGGGCGTGCGCGGGCCATGGATGAAACAGAGGGGTTCGTTAAGGTGCTGGCTCACGCAGAAACTGACCGGCTGCTGGGGATACATATTGTTGGCCCCCGTGCCTCAGATATGATCGCCGAGGCGGTAACGGCCATGAGTTTTATGGGCACTGCCCGGGATCTGGGAATGCAGTTCCATGCCCATCCTACCCTGAGCGAGGCCTTGAAGGAGGCGGCGCTGGATGTCCATAAGGAGGCGATCCATGGCTAA
- a CDS encoding aconitate hydratase: MAKNLTTKILEAHLAEGALKPGSEISIKIDHTLLQDATGTMAMLEFIAMGLPRVEVGLAAQYIDHNLLQTDYKNADDHAFLASAAQRFGVHLSKPGNGISHQVHLERFGVPGLTLLGADSHTPTAAGLSMLAIGAGGLDVALAMAGHPFSLPCPKVFGVKLTGQLNPWVSGKDVVLEMLRRHTVKGGVGKVIEYYGPGVATLSATDRATIGNMGAELGATSSIFPSDERTREFLLAQGRGDSWQPLAADDEALYDEYDEIDLSALEPLIACPSSPDKVVPVRDVAGVKVDQVIVGSSVNSSFRDLMTVCRMLEGRRIAPGVSFHANPGSRQVLENVAQQGGVLMLLMAGVNIHQSGCLGCIGMGQAPGSGQVSLRTFPRNFPGRSGTKDDRVYLCSPETAAASGLNGVITDPRDLGRSMPWPDVKNPERYLIDDSSIIYPLPAAEAASVEIITGPNIVPFPTFAPLPDSLTAAVVLKVGDNITTDHIMPAGNKILPLRSNIPAISRYVFEQIDASFAERAEALGDVVVVGGENYGQGSSREHAALAPRYLGVRAKIAKSFARIHKANLVNFGILPLVFKNPADYELIEQGARVVCQGIRELVQAGATELPVLINGAEIRVLLDVSERQRYELLAGGTLNAVKEGRV, encoded by the coding sequence ATGGCTAAGAATCTGACCACCAAAATTCTGGAAGCACACCTGGCTGAAGGGGCGTTAAAGCCAGGCAGCGAAATTTCCATCAAGATCGACCATACCCTGCTGCAGGATGCTACCGGCACCATGGCGATGCTGGAGTTCATTGCGATGGGATTGCCACGGGTCGAGGTGGGGCTTGCTGCCCAGTATATTGATCATAACCTGCTGCAAACCGATTACAAGAATGCCGACGATCATGCCTTTCTTGCCAGCGCGGCCCAGCGTTTTGGTGTGCATCTGTCCAAGCCGGGTAACGGCATCTCCCATCAGGTCCACCTTGAGCGTTTCGGAGTGCCCGGTCTGACCCTGTTGGGGGCAGATTCCCATACGCCGACTGCCGCCGGCCTTTCCATGCTCGCTATCGGCGCCGGAGGTCTGGACGTTGCCCTTGCCATGGCAGGTCACCCCTTTAGTCTGCCGTGCCCCAAGGTGTTTGGTGTCAAGCTGACCGGTCAACTGAATCCCTGGGTTTCAGGTAAGGATGTGGTGCTTGAAATGCTACGCAGACATACGGTTAAAGGGGGCGTAGGCAAGGTTATTGAGTATTATGGACCTGGTGTAGCCACCCTGTCTGCAACGGATCGGGCTACCATTGGCAATATGGGGGCCGAACTGGGCGCCACCTCCAGCATCTTCCCGTCAGATGAAAGGACCCGGGAGTTTCTGCTGGCCCAGGGGCGGGGGGATAGCTGGCAGCCGTTGGCAGCTGATGACGAGGCGCTCTATGATGAGTATGATGAAATCGATCTTTCTGCACTGGAACCCCTGATTGCCTGCCCATCATCGCCTGACAAGGTGGTGCCGGTAAGGGATGTCGCAGGAGTCAAGGTTGATCAGGTTATTGTAGGCAGCTCGGTCAATTCATCCTTCCGTGACCTGATGACGGTTTGCCGTATGTTAGAGGGCAGGAGGATTGCACCGGGGGTTTCGTTCCATGCCAATCCGGGGAGCCGCCAGGTACTGGAAAATGTGGCCCAGCAGGGGGGCGTGCTGATGTTGTTGATGGCTGGTGTCAATATCCACCAGTCCGGCTGTCTGGGGTGTATTGGCATGGGGCAGGCGCCGGGGAGCGGGCAGGTTTCTTTGAGGACGTTCCCCCGTAACTTTCCCGGGCGCAGTGGTACCAAGGACGACAGGGTGTACCTCTGCTCGCCGGAAACTGCTGCCGCCTCGGGGCTGAACGGTGTGATTACCGACCCCCGTGATCTGGGGAGGAGTATGCCCTGGCCGGATGTGAAGAACCCGGAACGATACCTGATTGATGATTCAAGCATCATTTATCCGCTGCCAGCTGCTGAAGCAGCTTCAGTCGAGATCATAACCGGCCCCAATATTGTGCCGTTTCCTACATTTGCGCCACTGCCTGATTCTCTGACCGCAGCTGTTGTACTAAAGGTGGGGGACAACATCACCACCGACCATATCATGCCGGCCGGAAACAAGATTCTGCCATTGCGCAGTAATATCCCGGCTATCAGCCGCTATGTCTTTGAACAGATTGACGCCAGCTTTGCCGAGCGGGCGGAGGCGCTGGGCGATGTCGTTGTCGTGGGGGGAGAGAACTATGGCCAGGGGTCTTCCCGTGAACATGCTGCCTTGGCTCCGCGTTATCTGGGAGTACGCGCAAAGATTGCCAAGAGTTTTGCGCGCATCCACAAAGCGAATTTGGTGAATTTCGGTATTCTCCCGCTTGTCTTCAAGAATCCTGCTGACTACGAACTGATTGAGCAGGGGGCGAGGGTTGTCTGCCAGGGCATACGGGAATTGGTACAGGCAGGCGCTACTGAGCTGCCGGTTCTTATTAATGGTGCGGAGATACGGGTGCTACTGGATGTTTCAGAACGACAGCGGTATGAACTCCTGGCCGGTGGTACCCTCAACGCGGTCAAAGAAGGCAGGGTGTAG